The Streptomyces taklimakanensis nucleotide sequence GGCGGGGACGGCACGGGCGGGGACGGCACGGGCGCCGCGGCCGTCTCGCCGCGTCCGCGCCGGGTCTCGTACCAGCGCAGCAGCCGGGCCCAGGGGGTGCCGCAGGCGTGCTCGGCGTGCCGCAGCCAGAGGCGTTCGGCGGTCTGCCCGGCCGCCGTCGCGCCCACCGCCGAGGCCAACCGGTCCTCGAAGTCCTCGCGGGCCCGCTCGGTCAGCCCGACCGGGCCGTAGGGGGTGTCGACCATGTAGACGGGGCGGAGTCGGGCGACGGCGCCGTCCACGTCGGCGGCCAGCCGGAGCTCCGCCGCCCGCCGCCCCGAGACCAGCTCGCCCAGCGACTGCCGCAGTTCCTCCACGCCCTCGCCGGTGAGGGCCGAGAGCGCCAGGACGGTGGCACCGGGCTCGCCGTGCTCCCCCAGGGCCATGCCGTCCTCGTCCAGCAGCCGCCGCAGGTCGTCCATGACGGTGTCGACGGCGTCCGCGGGCAGCCGGTCGGTCTGGTTGAGCACCACGAACGTCACCTCGGCGTGGCCGGCCAGCGGTCGCAGGTAGCGCTCGTGCAGCGCGGCGTCCGCGTACTTCTCCGGATCGGTCACCCAGACCACCGCGTCCACCAGCCTCAGCATCCGGTCGACCTGTTCGCGGTGGCCGGGGGCCGCGGAGTCGTGGTCGGGCAGGTCGATGAGGACGAGGCCGCGCAGGGCGGCATCGCGGGGCTGCACCCGGCGCCGGGCCCGGGGCGGCACGCCGAGCCGTTCCAGCAACCCGTCGGCGCCGCCGTCCCACTCGCCCTCCCAGACGCAGGCGACGGGCACGGCGGTGGTGGGGCGGCGCAGCCCGGTCGCGGAGAACCGGACCCCGGCGAGCGTGTTGAACAGCATCGACTTTCCGCTGCCGGTGGCTCCGGCGACGGCGACGGTGGTGTACGTCCGCGGCAGCCGGCCGCGCGCGCCCGCCTCGTCCAGGACGCGTCCCGCCTCCTCCAGCACCTCGCCGTCCAGCCGGGTGCGGGAGAGACCGACCAGCTCCCGCAGCGCGCGCAGCCTCCCGCGCAACGGTTCCGCCTCCCCCACGGCGGACATCGGCACGGCGCCGAAGCGCGCCTCCAGGCGCCGGTCGCCCTCCCGGCCGGTCCGGCGGCGCCCCTGACGGGCGTCCTCCCAACGGGTGCCGGCGAACGGTTCCGGGGGGAACGGCTCCCACCCGGCGTCCCCACGGCTCCGGTCGGGCCCGCCGAACGCGCGGCCGTCCCGGGAGGCGTCCGGGTGGGCCCTGCGGGCGATCAGGCCGTCGTCCCAGGCCCCGCCGCCCTCCGACGCCGTGTTCGTGCTCTCGGCGTTCGTGCTCTCGGCCACCTCCTCGACCGTTCCCGCGCTCGTTCCCGCTTCCGTGTCCGTCCCCGTGTCCGTGCGGACGTCCGGCGTCACCTCGGTCACCTCCTCTTCCTCCTCCACAGCACCGACAGGGCCGCGATCAGGGCCACCTGCTGGCCGGGGGTGGCGTCGAGATCCTTCAGGGGCGCCAGCCGGTAGGCGCGCTCCCCCCGCAGCACCCGGTCCAGGCACTCCTCCAACAACCCGTCGCCCTGGTCGCGCAGCCGTCCGGCGACGCCCGCGCCCAGCGCGACGGCCAGCGCGTCGCCCGCGCCCCGGGCGCGGCGTCCGCCCAGGGCGGCGGCGGCGAGCAGGGCCGCCACCTCCTCCGCCGACAACGGGCAGCCGTCGGCGGTCCGCGACTCCTCCTCCGCCAGCTCCTCCAGGCAGCGCCGCCAGCGCCGCACCTGGATGTCGACGCGTTCCGCCGCCAGTTCGTCGGCGCGCCCGCACTCCGGCGCCCCGGGTTCACGGCGCCAGGCCTCGGCGGCCCGCTCGTCGGCGTCGCCGACGGCACCGCGCAACAGCGCCGACAGGCCGTCGCAGAAGGCGTCCAGGAGCTCGTCGCCACCGCTGTCCTGCGGGAAGCCCCGCCAGCGGGCCAGGGCGTCGCCGGCCAGCAGCTCCCCGTCGGCGAGCTGCCGCCGCACCCGTTCGCCGACCGCGTCGTAGGCGTCCTCGATGTGCCGCATCAACCGCAGCGCGGCGGCGTGCTGGGCCGCCGCGGCGGCCGCCAGCTCGGGGACGCGGGAGCGCAGCGAGGCCAGTACCCCGGACGCGGTCCGGTCGGCGGCGACCACGCGGACGGCGGGGTCCCGGGCCTGGTGGAGCAGCCACTCGCGCAGCTCGGCGACGGCCGTGGCGGGCAGCAGTCCACAGCCGCCGCGGGTGGACTCGGGCAGCTCGGGGACGGTGAAGCACGGCACGTCACCGAGTCCGGCACGTTCCAGCAGGGCGGTGTAGTGCCGGGAGACCTCGGCCGCCACCTGGTGGGGCACCCGGTCCAGCACGGTGGCCAGGGTCACGTCGTACTCACGGGCGGCGCGCAGCAGGTGCCAGGGGACGGCGTCGGCGTACCGGGAGGCGCTGGTGACCAACACCCACACGTCGGCGGCGCAGAACAGCTCGGCGGCCAGCTCTCGGTTGGCGGTCACCAGGGAGTCGATGTCGGGCGAGTCCAGGAGGGCCACCCCGGTGGGCACGGATTCGGCGGTCTCCACGGCGAGCGCGGGCGGGACGTCCGCCTCCTCGGTCGAGGGGTCGTCGTCGGCGACGGCGGTCGGCTCCTCCCCGTCCGCGGGACGGTCGTCGCGGCGGGGCGTCCACACCCGCCTCAGTCGGGGCAGGATCCGGGGGCCGGCGAACCAGTGCTGGTCGGTGGGGTGGCAGACGAGCACGGGGGTGCGGGTGGTGGGGCGCAGCACCCCCGCGTCGCTGATCCGCCGTCCGACGATCGAGTTGACCAGGGTGGACTTGCCGGCGCCGGTGGACCCCCCGACCACGACGAGCAGCGGCGCCTCGGGGGCGCGCAGCCGGGGCACCAGGTAGTCGTCGAGCTGGGCGAGCAGCTCGTTGCGACAGCGCCGGGCGCGCTCGGCCCCGGGGAGCGGCAACGGAAAGCGGGCTGCGGCGACGCGGTCACGCAGCGTGTTGAGCGCGTCGAGCAGTTCGGTCCTAGCTTCCAAGATCGCCACATGTGAAGAATGCCCAAATTAGAGCGTTTTTTGAAGCGCATTCGGCCTAGAACGAGGTGTTTTGACCCCTGTGGCTCGCGTAACGGTGAGGCTGAACGGCATAACGACTGCACAACACCCCTGCGCCGGAGCGCGCAAACCGATGCATGATTCGTACTCGCCTGCGATTATCGGACCGCTTCACTGAACCTCCACAGGGTGTCGCGGACGTGAAGCAACGGGGAGGAACCGTCCGGGCCCCTATCCTTGTCGCGGCAAGGTTCCCGGGGGGCGCCCCACCGTCCGTCCGTGACCGCTTTCGGCCCCCGTAGCTCAGTGGATAGAGCAGGCGCCTTCTAAGCGCTTGGCCGCAGGTTCGAGTCCTGCCGGGGGCGCCGCCGGCCCAGTGCCGCGCCCATCGCCGAGGAGCGCCCAAGGGCGGAGCCCGGCCGGGCCTCCGTGTGGAAGGAACCGGCCGGGCTCCGCGACGGTGCCCGCGGGCCCGGTCAGGCGTCGTGGACGCGCACCATGCCGTCGTCCGCGAACGGGGCGTAGTACTCCGTGAACAGCTTCCCCACCAGCTCGCCCCGGCTGGAGACCCCCACCTTCTCGAAGACCCTCTTGACGTGATCGCGCACCGTGTGCGGGGAGAGGTGGAGCCGCTCGGCGATCTCCCCGGTGGGCAGTCCCCGGGCGATGAGCCGGGTCACCTCCGTCTCCCGCTCCGTCAGCTCGTACGCCTCGACGATCAGCGGGACGATCTCCGACGTCTTCGCCGGCTCGATGACCACCGCGGAAGGGCCCAGCTTCCCGTCGGCCTCGCGCAGGCACGAGGCGTGACAGACCAGCCACCGCCCGCTGCGGGTGCGCACCCGCACGCGGGCCTGTCCGCGGTCCCGCTCCTGGGCGATGGCGCGCGCCTTCAAGGCGGTCGACTGCACCCAGGCCGGGACGCGCAGACCGAGCTGGAAGGAGGTGGCCGGCCCGTCGGGCAGGTCCTCCAGATGGGCACGCGCGTCCTCGTTGGCCGAGAGCAGCGCTCCGGACGCGTCGAACAGGAGCAGCCCGGGACCGTGTCGGGCGTCGGGCAGGGCCTGGGGGGTGGGCTCCGCGAAGGCGCGCAACCTCTTGGCCAGTGGGGTGACCAGGCTCTCGATCAGCTTCATCTCGGTGGCGCCGAACGCGGGGCGCCCCTTCGCCCGGAAGAGGCTGATGTGGCCGTGGGGACGTCCGCCGATCCGCAGGACGGCGCGCAGCTCGTCCTGGAGTCCGCGCGGGCGCATGAACTCCTGGTACAGGCTGCTGCGCGCCGGGAGGTCCCCGGTGGACTCGCGCAGTCCGGCGACCGGCACGGGGGCCCGGGCGAGATCCCGGAAGAGGTTGATGTTCTCGGTGAACAGCTCGCTCTCCCAGTAGACGGCACACCCGCCCTCGTCGAGGTTCTCGGCGCGGATCGGGGCGGCCATCATCCCGGTCAGCGGATCGGTGACCCGCCAGACCGCCGCGTCGTAGGGCATGAGCCTGCGCAGGTGGTGCGAGGCCTCGGCGAACATGCCGAGCGCGTCGGTGGCCTTCGCGGCCCGCGAGAGCAGTTCGGTACGGCCGACTTCGATTCGGGAGGAGCTCGGACCGGTCACACCTCGATCCTCCCAACCGGCGGCGGCCTCGCCAACCCCTCGTTTGGGGGGTGCGGAAGCACGCGGCTCCCTCCCCCGAATGAGGGATGGAAAGCGGACCCCGATTGGGCAAGTGTTCCCGGCGGCGCGCGACCGACAGGGGGCTCGAAGCGGGGCGCGGGACCACCGCCCCGGCGGTGCGGAAAGAAGAAACGCCACTGCTCCCGGAAAAGTCAAGGAGTCGACCAGGCCATGCGGGTTGGAGTCATCGGAGCCGGCGGCATGGGCAGGGCACTGGCCCGGCGGGCGGCGCTGGCGGGCGCCGTGGTGCTGCTGGCGGACCGCAGCATCGGGAAGGCTCGAAAGGTGGCCGCCGAGGCGGCGGCCGGCGCTCCCGGGGCGGTGCTGGCCTCCTCGGTGCGGGGCGCCCTGAGCCCCCGTCTCGTCATGCTGACGCCGGACAGGGACGAGTCGCTCGCCTTCGTGCGGGACCGGGCCACGGCATTGGCGGGGAAGTTCCTGGTGGACGCCACCGCGCCCCCGCTCCCGGACGCGGTGGTCACGACCGTCACGGGCGACCTGGTGACGGCGGCGCCGGCGGCCAGGTGGGTGAAGATCTTCGCGGCGGCGGACGCCGACGCCGTCTACTCGGGGCGGATCGACGGCCTGCCCGTCGACATGTTCGTGGCGTCGGACGACGAGGACGCCAAGGTGGCGGTGGCCGAAATGATGAACCTCTCGGGGCTGCGGGCCCTGGATGCCGGGACACTCGACAAGGCCGACGCTCTGGACGCTATAGCCTGTCTCGGGAGGGAGCTGAGCGACCGGCTGCTGACGACGGAAGGTTGGGGAGTCAAGTTCCTCCCCGACTGGTGAACTACCCAGACGACGCAACACTTTCTATGCCAATGGAAGGTTGGGGGGAATTCGTGGGTGGGCATCTTTCCTTCCGCTTATTGGGACCTCTTGTCGTGCACGGCACGAACGGCGAGGTCAAACTCAGCGGAAACCGACAGCACATCCTGCTGACCATGCTGTTACTCGAAATCGACCGCGTGATCGAGGCTCCGCGCCTGATCCAGGCAATATGGGGTGAATCGCCACCGGCCACGGCCCGCAGCCAGATAAGAATATGTGTCTCGTCACTCCGGAGACAGTTCGCGGCGGGCGGGGTCGCCGCCACCATCGAAACGCACAAGACCGGCTACCGCCTGCGGGCTCCCGCGGAGGAGACCGACCTCCACCTCTTCGGGGACCTCCTGGCCCGGACCCGCGCACAGGCGCGGGTCACGGACCGCGAGTCCACCGTCCGGATGTTCCGGGAGGCCCTCGGCCTGTGGCGGGGCCCGATCGGCGCCGGCCTGGACAGTCCCCTGTTGGAGAGCATCGCCCTGAAGTACCACGAGGACCGTTACTCCGCGCTGGAGGACTGTTTCGAGCTGGAACTGGAACTGGGAAACCACCGCAAGATCCTGGGTGAACTGGCGCGGCACGTCGCCGAACACCCCTTCCGCGAGACGCTCGCGGCACAACTCATGTTGGCTCTGTTCCGCTCGGGGCGGACGGCCGACGCACTGGCGCTGTTCCGCAAAACGCGCAGGATGTTCTGCGACGAACTCGGCATCGAGCCCGGCGAACGGCTGCGCTCCATCGAACGGTTCATTCTCGGCGACGCCACGGCGGGCCCCCTCTCCAACGTGCCCGCGCCGGCCTCGCACCACCGCTCCGGGAATCCGGAGGCGGCCTTCCCCGCTCTTCCTCCGCAGGACCGGATCGCGCTCCTGGAGAAGGAAATCGCCCTGCTGCGCGAGGAGAGCCTCCGGTCCGCCTGGTCGCGCTCCTGAACGCCCCGCCCGGGGCCGATCGGCCCCGGGCGGGGCGCACCGTCGCGCCGCCCCCCTCGCTTGAGGGGGGCCCGGTCCCCCAGGTCCCTCGGGAGGAGGGATGGAGAACCCTTTCGACCGCGGAAAGACTGCTGGTCACAGCCGGAACAACGGCACGACGAACAGCACCGCAGAGAGAGGGGGACGCCCGTGACGGAGCAGACACGGACCCCGGCCATCCCGGAGGAGAGGGTGGATCGGCTCGCCTCCGGCGTGAAGGGGGAGGTGTTCACACCGGACGACCCGGAGTACGAGGCCGAATTGGCCGGATTCAACCGGATCGCACGGCACCGCCCCTCCCTGGTGGTGGCGGCGGTCGATCCCGACGACATCGTCGACGCGGTGCGCTTCGCCGCCGCCGAGGACCTCCCGATCGGGGTGCAGGCCACCGGCCACGGCATCGCGGCCCCCGCCGAGGGCGGTGTCCTCGTCGGCACGCGCCGCATGAACGCCGTCCGGGTGGACCCGGCCGCCCGGATCGCGCGCGTCGAGGCCGGGGCCCGGTGGCACCAGGTCATCTCGGCGGCCGCCCGCCACCACCTCGCCCCGCTCAACGGCTCCTCCCACCTGGTCGGGGTGGTGGGGTACACGTTGGGCGGCGGGCTCGGCCCGCTCGGTCGCCGGTACGGCTACGCGGCCGACCACGTCACCCGGATCGAGGTCGTGACGGCCGACGGGCTCCTCCGCACGGTCACCGCGGACCGCAACGGCGACCTGTTCTGGGCGCTGCGCGGCGGCAAGGGCTCCCTCGGCATCGTCACGGCCCTGGAGTTCCGCCTGATGCCCGTTCGGCGACTGTACGGGGGTGGCGTCTACTTCCCGGCCGAGTCGGCCGCGCGGCTCTTCGACACCTGGCGGGAGTGGACCGGGACCGTTCCCGAGTCCATGACCTCCTCGGTGGCGCTGCTCCGCCTGCCGGACGTGCCCGCGGTGCCGGAGTTCCTGCGCGGTCGCCCGGCCGCGCACCTGCGCATCGCCTTCGCCGGCTCCGCGGAGGAGGGGGAACGGCTCGTCCGCCCGCTGCGGGCCGTCGGTCCCGCCCTCGCGGACACGGTCGACGAGATGCCGTACGCGGAGGTCCCCCGGATCCACCAGGACCCCACGGAACCGCTGCCCTACCACGAGCGCAACATCGTGCTGCGCGACCTCGACCGTGAGGCGCTGGACACCCTGATGGCGGTGGCCGGGCCCGAGTCGCCGAACACGGACCTGGTGGTGGAGCTGCGGCACCTGGGCGGAGCCCTCGGCCGCCCGGCGGCCGTGCCCAACGCCGTGAGCGGCAGGGACGGGTCGTTCACCCTGGCCACCCTCTCCCCGCCGGGCTCCCCCGACCGCGTACTGGGCCCGATGGCCCGCTGGGGCACCGGGCGCAGGTACCTCAACTTCCTCGCCGGTCCCGACACGGCCGACGCCGCCGCGGACTGCTACACCCCGGACGCCTACGCCCGTCTGACGCGGCTGAAGGCGCTGTACGACCCGCGGAACCTCTTCAGGCTGGGCCACACCGTTCCGCCCGCCCCGTAGGCGCCTTCCGTGTCGGGCCCGGAAGGCACCGCCGCACCACCGCACCGCCTCCCGTCAGCAGGTACGCAACCCGCTCGCTCTCGCCACAAGGAATCGCCATGACCACCAATCCGGTCGCGCCCACCACCGCGGCTGTCCCCAGTCCGGTCCCCCTCAGCCCCCGCTCCGCCGGCCTGCGCTACGGAGCCCTCTTCGGTCCCGCGGTCTTCGGAGTCACCGCGGCGGGCGTCGCGCTCCCCGACGTCGCCTCCTCCCTGAACACCACCGCCTCGGCCGCCGCCTGGGTGCTGACCGCGCACGCCCTCGCGCTCGGCGTGGGGACGGCGCTCTTCGGTCGGCTCGCCGACTCCCGCGGAGTGCGCGCCTCCATGCTGATCGGCTCGGTGGTGCTGGCGGTCGGGGCCGTGATCTGTCTGCTGGCCCCCAACATCGGAGTCCTGGTCGCCGGCCGGTTCGTCCTGGCGGCCGGGTCCGGCGCCATGACGTCGAACGCCCTGGCCCTCTCCGCCTCCTCCGACCCGGCCGACCGCCCCAGGGTCCTGGCCGGGTTCGGCGCGACCATGGCGGTCTTCTCCGCGAGCGCCACCCTCGCGGGCGGGGTGTTCACCCAGTGGGTCACCTGGCGCATCACCCTCGTCCTGCCGGCGCTCTCCCTGCTCGCCGTCCCGCTGTGCCTGCGCCCGGCCGCGGCCCGGCGCGGCTCCGGCCGGCCGCTGGACCTGCCGGGTGCCGTCCTGCTCACCGTCGCGGCGATGTCGTTCCTGCTCCTGCTCCAGGTCTCCGCCCTCAGCCTGTCCGCCCCCGTCGTGGTCGCGCTCGGTGCCGCCCTGGTGCTGGCCGGCGCCGGCCTGGTGCTGCGCGTCCGTTCCTCGGAGTCCTCGTTCGTGCCCCGCGGGCTGGTCACGGACAGCACCTTCCTGCGCGCCGCCGCCACCGGCGTCGGGGTGTACGCGGGCCTGTTCGGCGCGATGTACGCGGTGCCGCAGGTCCTGGTCCGCGAGCACGGCTGGAGCGTCCTGGCCGTCGGCGCCTGGCTGCTGCCCGGTGCCGTGGTCGGCGCGGTGCTCTCCCGCTTCGCCGGGCGACTCGCCGGGAGCGGCGGCAGGCTGCTGTCCGTGATCGCCGGCGCCACGGCCGTGGCGCTCGCCGGCTCCCTGCTCGCGGAGGCGGCCTTCCTGCCCGTCGTCGGAGCCTCCCTCGGTTTCGCCGCCTTCGCCGTCACCCAGGTCGTCACGACCGGGCTGATGTCCACCCGCATCGAACCGGCGCTGCGAGGCGGCGCCATGGGCCTGCTGAACCTGGCCTTCTTCGTCGGGGGCGGCGTGGGCAGCGCCGCCGCGGGGGCCCTGGTGAAGTCCGTGTCCCTGACGGGCGTGGTGGGGGCCGTCGCGGTCTTCCCGCTCCTGGCCGTCCCGCTCGCCCTCACCCTCGACCGGCGCGACCGCTAGCCCCGCGCCCGGTCCGGTACGCCGAGGCCACGGCCCCCACCCCCGGGGCCGTGGCCTCGGTCGCGTGGTGGGCTCCCCCGGCGGGCGAGCGGACGAACGGGCCGTCGTCGGCCCCGGTCCGCGAAACACCGGCGATACGGCGGTGATAGCCACCGGCCCGACGATGGGCGGGCCGGCTCCCGCACGCGTTGAGAGAGGCCACGAGAAGCCATGACACCTGTCGCGGACACCGAGTTCGACGCTCACATACGCAAGTTGACGGCCTGGCACTTCGGGGAGGACACGGGCTCGCCCTTCTGGCTGGGGAAGCGTGGGACGCTCGGCTTCGACCCCATCGCCGACGTCCAGGGGATCGACGACCTCACCCGGTTCCCCGACGTCAGTGCCGAGCTGCGCACGGTGCCGGCCCAAGACCTGATCCCCCGGGGCCTGGCGGACCGGTCCTTCCGGGTCTACGACTCGGGCGGCACCACGGGATCGCCCAAGCGCATCGTGGACAGCGGCTACCGGTCGCACATGCTGGAGTGGGCCCGGCGCCGGCTCGTCGAGTCCGGGGTGCCGGAGGGCGGCAACTGGCTGCACCTGGGCCCCAGTGGCCCGCACGTCATCGGTTTCGACGTCGCGCGCTACGCCGCGCTCGGCGGGGGCGTCTTCTACACCGTCGACCTGGACCCGCGCTGGGTCAAGCGCCTGTTGGCCGAGGGGCGCGAGGACGACGCCGACGAGTACGTCCAGCACCTGCTGGACCAGGCCGAAACGATCCTCCGCACCCAGGACGTCGCCGTCCTCAACATCACTCCCCCGCTGTTGGAGGCCCTCTGCGCCCGCGGCGAGCTCTACGAGATGGTGCGCGCCAAGGTCCGGGCCGTGATCTGGGCGGGCACGTCCATCAGCACGGAGAGCCTCCGCCAGATCGACGAGGTGTTCTTCCCCGACGCGGCGGTGGTGGGCATCTACGGCAACAGCCTGATGGGCGTGGCCCCCCAACGGCCGGCCGCGCCCGGCGACCCCCACCCCTGCGTGTTCGAACCGTTCCCGGCCACCACCCGGCTGGAGCTCGTGGACGGCGAGGGGCGGCGGGTCGGGTACGGCGAACGCGGCCGGGTGCGGCTGCACCTGGTGACCGAGGAGATGTTCCTGCCCAACATCCTGGAGCGGGACAGCGCGATACGGGTCGAGCCGCGCCCCGGCTCGCCCGTCGACGGCCTCGCGGACGTCCAGACGTACCGGGAGATCGGCGACGTGCGCGTCATCGAGGGGGTCTACTGATGAGCGACGTCGCGACCCTCGTCACCGTCGACCCGTACGTCTGCGGCCGGACCGTGCACAGCGCCGACCGCTCCCGGCTGCCGAGCGTCCTCGGCGGCGACCTGGCCGACGTCGGTCTCGCGCCCCACCTGCTGGCCCTGTCGGCGCTCGGGGAGATCCGGCGGCACGCCGACGGCCGAAGTCCCGGAGCCGGCGTCTTCGCCGAGGCGGCCCGCCTGTTCGCCGAGGAGGTCCTCGACGACGAGGACCCCCGGGAGTACGCGGCGCGCGTCTCGCGGGCCACCGGGCTCACGGCGGCGGCGGTGGCACAGGCGGTGGAGGACCTCGTCACCGAGTTGGCGGAGCTTCCCCAGACGACGGCGGCCGAACTGCCGAGCACGGGTTTCGGTCCGGGCTTCGACACCCGCTGGGTGCCCCGGGGCCGGACCTTCACCGCCGTGATGGCCAGCAACCACCCGGTGCCCAACGTGGCCTGGGCGCAGGCCCTCTTCCACGGGTACAGCGTGCTGGTCAGGCCCGGCAGTCGGGACCCCTTCACCGCCAGGCGGCTGATGCGGGCCCTGTTGGCCGCCGGACTGCCGCCGGAGAAGGTGGCCTACCTGCCCTGTTCGCACCGGACCGGCGAGTTCCTGCTGCGCGAGGCCGACCGCGGCATCGTCTACGGCGGCGACAGCGCGGTGCGGCGGTGGCAGGGCCACGAGTCGGTCGCGGTGCGCGGCCCCGGGCGCACCAAGGCCCTGCTCGACGCCGACCCCGACGACGCCGTGGTGGAGCACCTGGCGGTGTCCGCCTCCTTCGACGGCGGCACCCGGTGCACCAACCTGTCCGCCGTGCTCACCTCCCGTCCGGTCGGCGAGGTGGCGGACCGGCTCGCCGAGCGGCTGGGCCGCCTGCCCTCCCTCCCCGCCACGGACGAGCAGGCCACCCTGCTCGTCGCCGACCGGGAGCGGGCGGAGCGGATACGCCGGCAGGTCGTCGCGCTCCGCGCCGAGCTGACCGACCACAGCGCCCGGTTC carries:
- a CDS encoding aldehyde dehydrogenase family protein, producing MSDVATLVTVDPYVCGRTVHSADRSRLPSVLGGDLADVGLAPHLLALSALGEIRRHADGRSPGAGVFAEAARLFAEEVLDDEDPREYAARVSRATGLTAAAVAQAVEDLVTELAELPQTTAAELPSTGFGPGFDTRWVPRGRTFTAVMASNHPVPNVAWAQALFHGYSVLVRPGSRDPFTARRLMRALLAAGLPPEKVAYLPCSHRTGEFLLREADRGIVYGGDSAVRRWQGHESVAVRGPGRTKALLDADPDDAVVEHLAVSASFDGGTRCTNLSAVLTSRPVGEVADRLAERLGRLPSLPATDEQATLLVADRERAERIRRQVVALRAELTDHSARFDPGESVVELADGSFLLRPVVLSANRPDHPAVGTELPFPFVVVAPWSEADGVAPLRDSLVLNLLTDREDLVDAAVREPSVRKVTRGTVLPWTAVPGIPHDDNYTQFLLEPKGVVVRD